Below is a genomic region from Prevotella melaninogenica.
AATCGTATTCATTAAGAATATAGATAATGTGGTACCAGACCGCTTGAAGGAAGAAACCATCAGTTGGAAGATGATTATTGCAGGTAAACTTGTAACCTTACAAGAGCGTGCTTTTGCTTATCTTCATAAATTGGAAGAAGGTAATTGTACACATTCAGAACTCGAAGAGATGCTTGATTTCTTACAGAATGACCTCTCTTGTGAGAAGCATGATGTGGCTTCTTTGAATGATACAGCACTGGCAGAATACTTATATAAGAAGTTAAACCGTCCAATGCGTGTATGCGGTATGGTAAAGAACGTTGGTGAACCAGGTGGCGGTCCGTTCCTCGCTTATAATCAAGATGGTACTGTCAGCCTTCAGATTCTTGAGAGTTCTCAGATTGACAAGAACAACGAAGCATCTATGAAGATGTTTACAGAAGGTACACACTTCAACCCTGTTGACCTTGTTTGCGCTATCAAAGATTACAAAGGCAATGCTTTTGACTTGACAAAGTATGTCGATAAGTCAACAGGCTTCATCAGTTCAAAGTCAAAGAATGGTCGTGAACTTAAGGCTTTGGAACTTCCGGGCTTGTGGAATGGTGCTATGAGCGATTGGAATACAGTCTTTGTAGAAGTACCACTCGGCACTTTCAACCCTGTAAAGACTGTCAACGATCTTCTGCGCGAGCAGCATCAATAAACATTATGAGCAGCATTAATAAGCATCATAAGAACAAAACTTAGTTTCGTTCACGATAAACTCAATTATTCCCAACCCTTAGAAAACTGATTTCTAAAGGTTGGGAATCTTATTATCCATGAATGTTACGATATTAATTATTTGACACACAAACACTACTTCTCGACCCATGATAAACATAATTTGGTGCGATGTTTATCTGTCTTCTACAAATAACGTATTCCCTTATTAATTGAAGTTTGCAAACTATTTTCGTACTTTTCAAAACCAAGACATGCTCTTTTGGGTGCTAAAAGACGCCCAATTGACTTGCAAAAGGTGCCCTTTAAGACCCTTACTAACGCCCTTTTGAAGTCCAATTAAGCACCTTTTATTTTACTACTTGATAACTACTTGATTCTCTGTTGATTGCAAACCTGCCTCTTATATATGTTTTTGCTGTTAGTTATAGATGTTTTCTTTGAAATTATGTAATTATTTTTCAAACCTTTATCTGCATATTTTCGAAGTCTAAAAAGAAATGATTTTCAATGTCAGAGGATGATAATAGGATAGAATGTTGACTATCTTAGCCAAATTTTTATTTAATGAATGGCTATGATTCTTCCATTAAAGCAATACGAAAAGTGTCCACACATTTAACGGAAGGACACTATTATATCCTATTCATCCACAGAATAATATCAAAAAAAGATAAGAGAAATCTTGTAAGGTTCAAATAAAAATTATACCTTTGCGCCACAAAAGACACATTTAATGATGTTTCACCTTATGAAACGTCGACACTATCAAATGTAATTTCCCATACATATTATATGCTAAGCAAAGAAGAATTATTAGAGAAAGAAGTTTCTGAACTTGAAGCTATTGCTCAGAGTACTGGTGCTGTTTACTCACCTGGAGATGATAAGGATAAGCTTGTTTATGCCATCCTTGACCGTCAGGCAGAAGAGGCAGGTACAGCACATCCCTTAGAATCAAAGCGTAAGCGTACCAGAATAGCACGAAAAGATACCGACAGGGTTTATTCGGTACATGGTGAAGAAGGGGAAAACTTCGACGTACAGAAGAATAAAAACACGGCAACAAGTCAGCCTTCATTGTTCAAAGAGTTGCCGGAAACAAAGGACGATAAGACTGAAGAGAAATCTCCAGAAGAAATATTAGCATCTATTCCAAAGCATCGTGGTCGTAAATCTAAGGCTGAATTAGAGGCTATTGCAGCTGCAGAAGCAGCTATAAAGGCAAAAGCAGAAGAAGCACAGCAGACTGAGGAGCCTATAGAGGAGGCTCCTGTAGAGAATGTAGAGCCATCTGCGCCAGAGGATTTCATCCCAGAAGATCAGTTCTCTAACGTACCACAGCAGGAAGAGAGTGAAGGTAAAGAAGAATTATTGGCACGTCTTCAGGAGAAGGTTAACGCACATAATATGAATATGGAACCAGCTGGTTACCCTGTATTACCTGATGGTGTATGGGCAGGTGACCCAGGAGATGGTACAGATTTCATTCCAGTTATTGACCTACCAATTGAAGATCAGGGTATTGTTCCAAACTATGATATGTTTGATCAGCCTACAACTCCTGCTCAGCTTCCGTCAACTCCGGTCTATGATAATGCTCCAGTTGCTAACAATGCGAACTATGATTTCTCTGATCTTATCAAGGCAAACGGTGTTCTTGAGGTAATGCCTGATGGTTATGGCTTCCTCCGTTCAAGCGATTATAACTACTTATCATCACCTGATGATGTGTATATTGCAAACAATCAGATTAAGCAATATGGTCTGAAGACAGGTGATGTTGTAGAATGCCACGTACGTCCACCACATGAGGGCGAGAAGTATTTCCCACTGACAAGCATTGATAAGATTAATGGTCGTAAGCCTTCTGAGGTACGTGACCGTATACCTTTCGAGCATCTTACACCGCTCTTCCCAGAGGAGAAGTTCACACTCTGTGGCGATCCTCGTACAACTAATCTTTCAACACGTATAGTAGATCTCTTCTCACCAATCGGTAAGGGACAGCGTGCATTGATTGTTGCGCAGCCAAAGACGGGTAAGACTATCTTGATGAAGGATATTGCAAATGCTATTGCAGCCAACCATCCAGAGGCTTACTTGATGATGCTCTTGATTGATGAGCGTCCTGAGGAGGTTACCGATATGGCACGCACAGTAAATGCTGAGGTCATTGCTTCAACATTTGATGAGCCTGCAGAACGCCACGTTAAGATTGCTGGTATCGTTTTGGAGAAGGCAAAACGCATGGTTGAATGTGGTCATGATGTAGTTATCTTCCTTGACTCAATCACTCGTTTGGCACGTGCTTACAACACTGTAGCACCAGCATCTGGTAAGGTCTTGACTGGTGGTGTGGACGCCAATGCATTGCAGAAGCCAAAGCGTTTCTTCGGTGCTGCACGTAATATTGAAGGTGGTGGTTCTTTGACTATCATTGCAACAGCCTTGATTGATACTGGTTCTAAGATGGATGAAGTTATCTTCGAGGAGTTCAAGGGAACAGGTAACATGGAGTTGCAGCTTGACCGTAGCTTGAGTAACAAGCGTATCTTCCCAGCTGTTAACTTGGTTGCTTCAAGTACACGTCGTGATGACCTCCTCCAGGATCGTACAACACTTGATCGTATGTGGATTCTCCGCAAGTACATTGCTGATATGAATTCTATTGAGGCAATGAACTCTATCCACGACCGTATGAGACGTACAGAGAACAATGAGGAGTTCCTGTTGTCGATGAATGATTAATGAAATCAGATTATTGAAACTTACTTTTCTTTTCTAACAGTAAGTTTACAGTATTAGTAAAATAGAAAAAGTGTATCAAAAGTATGAAACAGTATTGTTTCATTTTGATACACTTTTTTTGTTTATATACAATTTCACCCAACTACCAAAAAGTCCCTTTTGTCCTATTATTTCACAACCTGCTTTTTAAAAGATGCTTAATTGCACTTGAATTAACGCCCAATTGGCTTGCAAAAGATGCCCTTTTCGATGCTAACTAACGCCCTTTTGAACCCTTACTAAGCACCTTTTAAAACATGGTTTTATAATATGCTGGATTACTGATAGTTACAAAAATGATTTTAAGACATCATTTCTTATGCCTTTAGGGAGTAAAGACAATAAATTATGTAATATATTTTCGAATCCGAAAATATAAAATATCAGGTGCTTTCAGAATATAAAAACACGATGCTTATATAACTGAATAATCCCTTATTTCTTGATAAACCTAACATTTGCATAGCCAACAAGTTTATCGGTACGTCCTCCTTGTGGACGGAAATAAATAAGGGCTTGATAGCTATTTTCGGTTTGATAATGGCTATCGTCAACTCTAAAAGATGAGAGTCTACCTTGCTCATCTGCAGCAAGGAACTGATAATTATAATAACCTAACTTCAAGGGGACTACTGCCTCATAATATCCACCAGTAGAATTATATGTCATCTCATAAGTAGGAAGCAGACGGTCATAAGTCCAATCACCATTCAAAAATATTCTGTAAGGGTAGGGAGAAGGTACGTTTAACTGAAAATGAGTCAGCATATAGTCACTCGTTGTATTTATCTCAACATTATCAGAGTTACGTATCAAGAATGCACCATCAGCATCTTCATCATACAGATAATTCAAGAATGGAGTAGTAGGGAAGAGATAAGCATGAAAATTCTTACCATCCCAACCAATTTTATCTACGCCCATAGAAGCAACATCGGTTGAGAGAATCTCAAACTTCCTATATTCATTACCCGCCCAAAAGATATAATCTTGATTGTGTGACCATCGTAAACCATTTGGCATGACATACTGCGGTTTACTATTCCAACGAGCATCAAGCCAATTACGGTTTTGTAATACTACTGTCTTAATCTGCTCCTGTGGATTACTGACCGTATAAGTACCATAATCTATCAGCATCTCAGCCTGCTGCTGCTCACGATTAATTGATTGATCTGTTTGTGTAGTTATATTCAATCTAACACCCATAGAACTCTCTGCAGGCTCTGTAAGCATAAAGCAAGCAGTAAGCAAAGGGTGGTCAGAGCTACTATCATCATCATAGACACATAGACGATAATTGCCTGACAACTTTGGCTGACACTTATCATTTGGTATGTCAAAATGATAGTGTGTGTAAAGTGTATTCGTAAGGGTAGACTCCTTTACATCATCTATTGTATTTCCTGCTATAAAACCATCTACGACATCACTTTCAAAGAGTCCGACGGAAGGCTTCCAATCAGCTTCACAATGCTCTAACCGATAAGTCAGACGGCGGTAAGTGTGTGTAAGATCGTCAAAATCTATACTTATCTTTCCGTCATTGAGTACCATGATAGGCAAATCCATCCACTTCTGATTAGCAACAACCTGTAATGAACGGATATTCTCGTCATTGATTTCATGTCGCTGAGCAAAAGCAGAAAAGGGGAGAAGACAAGCTAAACAATAGGTGAATATAAAGATTAATCTCCTCATTCTTCTTTATCCAATAAATCTTTAAGGAAGCAATCGAGGTCCTTATCTAAATCATGCATGAGATCGCCACCTATAATAGCAATGTCATCATCAACAAGATAAAGTTCTGCAATATTATTCTTATCATCATCTTCAAGGATGAAACTATAAGGTTTCATGATTGACATATTCTCAATAACGTTCTTTGTACGATTAAGTTCTGAACGCAAGATACATGCTGCTTCTTGATAAAAATTATCACTCTTATTATCAATCCATTGGTCGATGACACAACGAGTAATCTCATCATCTCCATCGTCAAAAGCCATAAGGTCACCACTATCTTGCGATACACGCAAATGAATATCAGTCATTGGCATATCACAGTCATTAGCAGTAAATTTCTGTGCAACTTTCTTCAAAAAGCGTTCAATCTGTTGCTGGGTCTGTTCAGTTTCTGTCATGTCCTTGGTATATGTTTATTTTATAACAACGGCAAATATACAAAAAGTTTTCGATTTTGTATATATGAACACATTTTTTTACGCTCTTTTTTGATGATTATAAAAAAACATTATCTTTGCAACATAACTCATTGAAATAAAACAGCCTAAATAAGGAAAACAATATAAAATGAAACAAACAATTCTTGTTACTGGAGGAACGGGATTTATTGGTTCACACACAAGTGTAGAGCTGATAGAAGCTGGTTATGAAGTCGTTATTGTTGACGATTTATCTAACTCTAAAATTGAGGTTTTAGATGGTATTGAGAAAATAACGGGCGTTAGACCAGCTTTTGAGCAGGTTGACCTTCGTGATCGTGAAGCTACAGAAAATGTCTTCCGTAAATATCCTAAGATAGAAGGTATTATTCATTTCGCTGCTTCTAAGGCGGTAGGCGAGAGTGTACAGCTTCCTTGATGTATTATAGAAACAATATTGTTTCATTGTTGAATCTATTGGAACTTATGCCAAAGTACAATGTAAAGGGAATTATCTTCTCAAGTTCTTGTACGGTATATGGTCAGCCTAAGCCTGAAAACCTACCTGTTACAGAGGATGCTCCACATCAGAAAGCAACTTCACCATATGGTAATACCAAGGAAATCAACGAACAAATTATCTTAGATTATATTAATAGCGGTGCCGACATTAAGAGTATCGTATTGAGATATTTTAATCCTATTGGTGCACACCCATCAGCATTGATTGGTGAGTTACCTAATGGTGTACCAAATAACTTGATTCCTTTTGTTACACAGACAGCTATGGGTATCAGAAAGGAATTGACCATCTTCGGTAATGATTATAACACACCTGATGGTACTTGTATCCGTGACTACATCTATGTTGTTGATTTGGCAAAGGCTCACGTTGCAGCTATGGCACGCGTACTTGACCAGGATACAGAGAAGATTGAGTACTTCAACATTGGTACAGGTAGTGGTAACTCTACAAAGGAGATTGTCGAAACCTTTGAAAAAGCTACTGGTGTTAAGGTAAACTGGAAGTATGGTCCACGTCGTGAAGGCGATATCGAAAAGATCTGGGGCAATTGCACCAAAGCCAACACAGTATTGGGTTGGAAAGCTGACACGCCATTGGCTGACGTTCTCGCAACTGCTTGGAAATGGCAGGAGAAGCTCAGAGAAGACGGAGTTATGTAGAAATCATTTTTTACGATTAATAATAGTCAAGATTAGTAAGCAAAAACAATATTGCAGGTGTATCCTGCTTTATTTTGTGTTTGTGTTGTTGTTATCCCTCGATGTGAATCGAGGGATAATTTTGATACCCTTAAATCAGTCCTACTATTTATCAATACTGTTCGCTAAACATTTACGCTATCATCAGTGTTTATTGTATTCCACCTTATATATAACTACTATAAAGTATCTCTCTATTCATTTTCAAGCAATGTGTTGTTGCCCAGCACAAGTGGTGCTCATGGTCAGCACGAGTGGTGTTAAGGCTTAAACACATTACAAAATATGGATAAGAGAGGGATAACTTATATAATAATCAATAAGAAGAACAGAGCTGTTATCTACTATTCGATTGAGGCTAATTATACTTCTCAAGAACTATATTAAGGTAAAACGGAACAACATTAAGGATAAAAAGATTAAAAAGGACAACTTTTATTCGTATAAATTTGCGAATATGGGATATAATCTATAATTTTGCACATAAGATTTGCGATGTGCAAGTAACTAAATGAATAATTACAAGAGTATGTCAATATCAAAGACCAGACAAAAGCTTGTTGATGTAGCACGCCAACTTTTTGCAAAAAATGGTATTGCCAACACAACGATGAACGACATCGCCAAGGCTTCAGGTAAAGGTAGACGCACACTCTACACTTACTTTAAGAGCAAGGACGATGTGTATTATGCTGTTATTGAGTCTGAGCTGGAGCGTTTATCAGACAAGTTGGACGAAGTAGCTGCTAAAAACATCAGCCCTCAGGATAAAATCATCGAACTCATTTATACACACCTTAGTATGATTAAAGAGACTGTGATGCGTAATGGTAATTTGCGTGCAGAGTTCTTTAGGAATATATGGATGGTTGAAAAGGCTCGAAAGAACTTCGATGAAGACGAGATTGAACTCTTCCGTAAGGTTTATTCTGACGCCAAGGAAGACGGAGATTTTGATATTGAAAACGTTGAACTTGTTGCAGACATCACGCACTATTGTATCAAAGGACTTGAAGTACCATTTATCTATGGTCGCTTAGGTCATGGACTAACAGAGGAATCTTCACGTCCGCTTGTGGCTAAGGTTGTGTATGGTGCATTAGGTAAAAGCGGACTGAAATAAATCATTATTCTATCATGTGATTTCAGTTAGCTTGCTTATTATAAACTTATAAACTAACAATATAAATCAAAACAACATGAAATTATTGGAAGGTAAGACAGCCCTGATTACAGGTGCTGCACGTGGTATTGGTAAGGCTATCGCATTGAAGTTTGCAGAGGAGGGTGCAAACGTTGCATTCACCGACCTCGTTATCGACGAGAATGGCAAGGCTACAGAGGCAGAGATTGCTGCTTTTGGCGTAAAAGCTAAGGGTTATGCAAGTAATGCTGCAGACTTCGCACAGTCTGAAGAGGTTGTAAAGCAGGTTAAGGAGGAATTCGGTTCTATTGATATCCTCATCAATAATGCTGGCATTACGAAAGATGGTCTTATGCTTCGTATGACTGAGCAGCAGTGGGATGCAGTGATTGCAGTAAACCTTAAGAGTGCCTTCAACTTCATTCACGCTTGTGTTCCAGTGATGATGCGTCAGCGTGGTGGTAGTATTATCAACATGGCAAGTGTTGTTGGCGTTCATGGTAATGCTGGTCAGGCTAACTATTCAGCTTCAAAGGCTGGTATGATTGCTTTGGCTAAGAGTATAGCTCAGGAGATGGGCCCTAAGGGAATTCGTGCCAATGCTATTGCTCCAGGCTTCATTGATACAGCTATGACACAGGCTTTGGATGACAATATCCGTAAGGAATGGACTTCAAAGATTCCTCTTCGCCGCGGAGGTACTGTTGAGGATATAGCAAACACAGCCGTTTACCTTGGTTCTGAACTGTCAAGCTATGTTACAGGTCAGGTTATCCAGGTTGATGGCGGTATGAATATGTAATGTTTCTTCCCTCCCACCCAACAGCAATGCTGCAAGGGTAGGGAGGGAGAATTTAGTTTGCTTTTATAAATTCTATACTTATTCGACAAGTAGTTAGCCCTTTCTTCTAACACATACAGCGAAGAAGGAAGATTTTATATAAGCTGTTTCTCTATAATTGTTACTACTGATAATCTTTTATTATAGCTCTCTATAAGGCTTTTCTTACTATGGAAGTACTTTACGAAGATAATCATATCATCATCGTCTACAAAGAGGCAGGCGAGATTGTACAAGGTGATAAAACTGGTGATGAACCTTTGTCAGAGATTGTCAAACAATGGATAAAGGAGAAATACCAGAAACCTGGGAATGTGTTTTTGGGTGTTGTACATAGACTGGACCGTCCCGTAGCGGGATTGGTTGTCTTTGCCAAGACATCAAAAGCACTTACAAGACTAAACGATATGTTCCGCAATGGTGAGGTACATAAGACTTATTGGGCTATTGTTACGCGTCCACCATTTGAGACAGAGGCAACACTAACAGACTGGCTTGTACGTAACGAACGCCAGAATAAGAGTTACGCTTATAATCACCAAGTACCAACTTCTAAAAAATCTATTTTACATTATAAGGTAATCAATCAGTCAGAACGTTACACACTATTAGAGATTAATCTGATGACAGGCCGTCATCATCAAATCCGTTGTCAGCTGTCTAACATGGACTGCCCTATAAAAGGCGATTTGAAATATGGTGCTCCACGTTCTAATCCAGATGGCAGTATTTGTTTATTGAGCCACCGTGTTGAATTCATTCATCCTGTTTCAAAGGAAAAGATCTGCATAGAATCACCACTGCCAAAAGATAACTTATGGCAAGCAATAGGTAAATTCTAATTGAGAAGCCTAAATTTAGTAAGACTGATAGCCCCAACTTTCGTTGCTTTTTACCATCCGCACATGATGTGCGGGGCATCAACACGATATGTGCGAGGCCTCAACACAGTATGTGTGGAAGCATCGCACATAATAAGATAAGTATTAAAA
It encodes:
- a CDS encoding RluA family pseudouridine synthase translates to MEVLYEDNHIIIVYKEAGEIVQGDKTGDEPLSEIVKQWIKEKYQKPGNVFLGVVHRLDRPVAGLVVFAKTSKALTRLNDMFRNGEVHKTYWAIVTRPPFETEATLTDWLVRNERQNKSYAYNHQVPTSKKSILHYKVINQSERYTLLEINLMTGRHHQIRCQLSNMDCPIKGDLKYGAPRSNPDGSICLLSHRVEFIHPVSKEKICIESPLPKDNLWQAIGKF
- the rho gene encoding transcription termination factor Rho, which translates into the protein MLSKEELLEKEVSELEAIAQSTGAVYSPGDDKDKLVYAILDRQAEEAGTAHPLESKRKRTRIARKDTDRVYSVHGEEGENFDVQKNKNTATSQPSLFKELPETKDDKTEEKSPEEILASIPKHRGRKSKAELEAIAAAEAAIKAKAEEAQQTEEPIEEAPVENVEPSAPEDFIPEDQFSNVPQQEESEGKEELLARLQEKVNAHNMNMEPAGYPVLPDGVWAGDPGDGTDFIPVIDLPIEDQGIVPNYDMFDQPTTPAQLPSTPVYDNAPVANNANYDFSDLIKANGVLEVMPDGYGFLRSSDYNYLSSPDDVYIANNQIKQYGLKTGDVVECHVRPPHEGEKYFPLTSIDKINGRKPSEVRDRIPFEHLTPLFPEEKFTLCGDPRTTNLSTRIVDLFSPIGKGQRALIVAQPKTGKTILMKDIANAIAANHPEAYLMMLLIDERPEEVTDMARTVNAEVIASTFDEPAERHVKIAGIVLEKAKRMVECGHDVVIFLDSITRLARAYNTVAPASGKVLTGGVDANALQKPKRFFGAARNIEGGGSLTIIATALIDTGSKMDEVIFEEFKGTGNMELQLDRSLSNKRIFPAVNLVASSTRRDDLLQDRTTLDRMWILRKYIADMNSIEAMNSIHDRMRRTENNEEFLLSMND
- a CDS encoding TetR/AcrR family transcriptional regulator — translated: MSISKTRQKLVDVARQLFAKNGIANTTMNDIAKASGKGRRTLYTYFKSKDDVYYAVIESELERLSDKLDEVAAKNISPQDKIIELIYTHLSMIKETVMRNGNLRAEFFRNIWMVEKARKNFDEDEIELFRKVYSDAKEDGDFDIENVELVADITHYCIKGLEVPFIYGRLGHGLTEESSRPLVAKVVYGALGKSGLK
- the fabG gene encoding 3-oxoacyl-[acyl-carrier-protein] reductase; translated protein: MKLLEGKTALITGAARGIGKAIALKFAEEGANVAFTDLVIDENGKATEAEIAAFGVKAKGYASNAADFAQSEEVVKQVKEEFGSIDILINNAGITKDGLMLRMTEQQWDAVIAVNLKSAFNFIHACVPVMMRQRGGSIINMASVVGVHGNAGQANYSASKAGMIALAKSIAQEMGPKGIRANAIAPGFIDTAMTQALDDNIRKEWTSKIPLRRGGTVEDIANTAVYLGSELSSYVTGQVIQVDGGMNM
- a CDS encoding DUF5103 domain-containing protein produces the protein MRRLIFIFTYCLACLLPFSAFAQRHEINDENIRSLQVVANQKWMDLPIMVLNDGKISIDFDDLTHTYRRLTYRLEHCEADWKPSVGLFESDVVDGFIAGNTIDDVKESTLTNTLYTHYHFDIPNDKCQPKLSGNYRLCVYDDDSSSDHPLLTACFMLTEPAESSMGVRLNITTQTDQSINREQQQAEMLIDYGTYTVSNPQEQIKTVVLQNRNWLDARWNSKPQYVMPNGLRWSHNQDYIFWAGNEYRKFEILSTDVASMGVDKIGWDGKNFHAYLFPTTPFLNYLYDEDADGAFLIRNSDNVEINTTSDYMLTHFQLNVPSPYPYRIFLNGDWTYDRLLPTYEMTYNSTGGYYEAVVPLKLGYYNYQFLAADEQGRLSSFRVDDSHYQTENSYQALIYFRPQGGRTDKLVGYANVRFIKK